The region cgcTCCTGACaacatcggcgtaactgcgaccttgcggcgaagagctcggtgcaggtgacggagagcgggttcgacgagtgaatggatgtccttgtggagcaacgTCGTCATTGTAGCGCCTGTTTGCGAAGTgaactcgaggaaaggtgggtggaaagctctggtatccggggtcacgatacgggcaaaaacggtaaacgtggccggcttctccacaatgaaagcacaaaggacggcggtcgacggtgcgccagatttccgtcctgcgaacaaatggtcgacttgtgggcgtcctctgcggccaagctgcagttgcctgcggagggaagtaggccgatgtttccacGGGTACACTAGAttgcgtggtcagtggctgcgcgttgtacggcggggatggcggctcgttgaaaggaccagccattggtgatgagttgtaggctgccgctggaggaggacgacgaacagccgatgcgtagctcagagaccgttggtccggtagggattcgggcaatgcgaatgcctgcctgatttcttgtcgcacaacctcagctacagaagccccgactgactcctgcggggtcacaagaaggttgcgaatctcttcacgaacaacctcccggatgagctcacgaagctcattgccggcagccagagcagaaacgttgctcgaggcgttgcttgggcgatcgaagggtcggcaGCGTTcttgcagtgctcgttcgatggacgtagcttccgagatgaattccgcaacggttgtcggcgggttgcgaagaagaccggcgaaaagttgttccttgacgcctcgcatcagacGGCGGATTTTAgttgcttccggcatctctgggtcagcgcggcggaacaggcgggtcatgtcctccgcaaacatggcgacgctctcattcggtttctggatgcgtGACTCGATTAGTTGGTAGGCAGAATCacgacgatcgttgtttgcgaaggtggtggaaagctgctgtcgaaactcattccaggaagtcagtgtggcttcccggttctcgtaccacgtacgagcgctgtccgccagagtgaagtagacgcgtgagagtttttcttctgcagtccaccgattcgccttggcgactcgctcgtattgcgcgagccaacTTCGATGTCCTCGTAAACATCACCgtggaatgtctcgggagtctgaggatgctgcagagtcacctgagagGGTCCTGCGGTTGCCATTTCGTTATGTAGAGGTCCGGTTAGTGGGGAGTTCtccaagaagattacctccgggctgaggccccgcagtcggcgactgtagcggtggacaggagtgtccactgTGGGAACTGATTGCGGGtttgaactgggcgttgcactccgcacaggagttgcgggcatcagggagtacccagcacctccaccagtgtcgcaagatgcgaagagcggcacacagaacgacggtggtgtgacaacaaacacaggctctatattcaaggcccaacaataattgtccgcgccaactttatcttcttcgaAGAGAGAGACGCTTGCGCTCGTGCCCCttccttcattgtcttctttagtcgtgacaatatgacgcgtcgatgcagcccgctggaggcatgataacctgtcaatctttgaagcgaagtggaagcgcttgtcactacgccatctggcgggtggtcagaccctcaattgcttggccgcgaaacggcccttgtggccactctttacgtagtatgtttctctatggttccacgttgtgcgccacatgtatccgatataacagcttcaATCAAGGTAAgattgagtaccgcggcgacattcgcatcatTAACTgtattaccacgccggctatcacccGAAACTGCACTGCATGTTGCAACACGCATACGCTggacgttatcacgatggcagtaagaacctcaacgcaaacttcctgaagtttgctgtagcgctttactgcaaacgtgtacaagcaacaggatcgcgttcttttcacacaaacaacaaaccgatgctcgcccgaaaaaaaaaagaactttctcgagcaagatgttgagaacacagcTATTGTCGTCGTCGCAGTTTTGTTGTGATAATATTCGCAAGCCATGTGgatcttcggcgccgcaaaactgcaaaacacagcataattccacggccgtgcggagtgTCGTAGCTCCATCGTTgtagaagcgcacccgatcgcagtatgAAGGCTAGGGACGGAGCGTCTGTTGCGACGCTCCAACCTCCGTGGGacgtttccggcgctcgccgctaggtgtcgcatgagtTGCAGGAGTCGCGAATAGCCCCGGAATTCGACCGGTCCGTTAGTTCTTTGCAGGCCAATTATGTCTGGTCGGGAGGCGATGTGGGTGATGTAGAGCTGCAGGTTGCTCCGCTTATTGTGGTACCCCCTCTAATGACATGGCCATGCTCTAATTTGCTGGCGGGGCGCCATTTTGGAGTACAGGTGCGGGCGGTTGATTTTGTTGAGGGAGGTTGAAGAGGGAATAGGAGACGGGCTTCGACAGTCGCGAGGCGGTCCGTAATTTGTTGGAGAATCTCGTAGATATTTAGTGTGGTTTTGCTTCGAAAGCGGCTAGTCTGGCGTCGAATGCTGCAAACATGCGCCTTTCCAGCGCGTTCAGTTTGATGTTTGGTTTTGGAGTGAGACTCCtactcatcaagactgccctgcagaacccagagctcgcgtcctttgtcgacgtggcgcagtatcccagatcaaactcgtacgcggcaACGGTGGTTGATCCCCAAGGCAAAATCCTGAAtgcagcgtccatccaacactcgacggcgtccgtcgcagagcaagtcgcagtggcgctggctctgtgcgatcctgggcgcacccagatcttcacggactccaggtcggcggcgatggcctttctcgccggctcggtctcggccgaggctgcggcggtgcttaggacccgcaagccaggcacggtccgtcacgtcatcacttggttcccggctcacatgggccggaacgtctctcccggaTCGATCAACCCCGATGAGCTGGCCCAtgaccaggcgcgaggtctcgtcaaccgcgccggtctgaggggcccggtttcgcaggggatcgaacggaccacggacccgctgcttactttccacgacatcacggctcactaccagctgggaggcaggcagttcccggctcctcacccgaagctcggcagacctcaggcctcggtgttgagaatgctgcagacgggctcatttccgtctcgatccaggctgagccactacgctccgggtgtggatccccgttgccccgactgcggcgaggaaaggtccacctttaatcacatgctgtggcaatgttcagcattgcaccactcgcctttcaacaggcaagaagactgggaagaagccgtcaagagcgacgaccttcaagtccagcttcgggctgtccaaagggcctgcgaaagggctgaagatcacggtcttccgcccccggtgcaggtgcggctcgcgactacgacaaagtagtcccttaggataaaataaagtttcgtgtctgtttgtctgtctgtctgtcctccTCCGGAGTAGTATCTGTGGAGCGTTTTAGCCCCTGATAATCTCTGGTCCCCTGATTTTATGAAATATAAGTATAGAAAATTTGGGGAAACCCGTTCCTACTGGTATGCAATAACGAGTTTACagccaatgaaaaataaaaaatgaagggTATGAAAAATTACCTAAATCGCACATTTGCGAATTAAAATTCAATTGGAAAAATAAAAAGTAGGCACGCTAACTCTTAATGTCCTAAGGTTTGGTCAGCGAGGGCAGAAGGTCTCCGCGTAGAGAGTTTAATGAGAATGTGTTATGATGGTTTGGAAGATGTGTGTCATTGCCAGGTAGCAAGTGCGCCGATGAAAAGTCAAGATGACGACGTCAGGGTTAATTCTGATGCATGTAAACGAAGACAAGACCACAGATGGAATCGGAGCGAGGGAGGAAAATCTGAAAAAAAGCTAAAATAAAAGGTGTTGGCCAAAGAACGGCAAACAATTGATAACTTTCAGAAAGCGTTCGAGCTGGACGCGGTCACCTAAGCCAGCTTGATTATGCAAGTTCCAGAAAATTGTTGGATCCGACTCCAAGATAGCGGCGGACAGGCTCATTCAGGCGATGAATGATCGAAACCAAGGACTGGACATAGATCAATCGAAGTACATTGTAAAAATTACGCTCACTGAACGCAATGGCAACACGTCTCATGTGGTTGAATTGTGCCCTGCTAATTTCCATGAGATCATGAAGAGAAGCCGAGGGTAGTCGAGGACCTGCACGTGTCCCTCTAGACGCACATTGCGGCGTCGCTTTTGCCAGGATGCTTACAAGGCGATCTGCACAAAATTGCTCAGACGTTCGCATGGGCGACGCGGCCGTGAGTTGTGCCGGGGATCCAGAGGGCTTGGCGAGCATCGCTGTCCCGCATTGGTCGAGagggcacaatttttttttctattattttcgCAATCTCTTTCAACAGGTGtcattccagatgactggaaagTGGGAAAGATCGTTCCCATCTTCAAATCCGGTAACAAAAACTCACCTCTGAACTACCGACCAATTTCCTTGACTGGCGTACCTTGTAaactcatggaacacgtcattgaCTCTCACATCATGAATTTCCTTGACTCTCATACTTCTTTCATCATTCTGAAGACGAAACTCAGCTTGTCATCTTTGTTCATGACCTTCATGCTAACCTTGATGTTAACGTACAAACCGACTTTTTATTTCTTGACTTCGTGAGAGCCTTTGATAAAGTACCCCACAAACGCCTAATTTTAAAATTATCCTTCATAAACTTGCAGCCGATTGTAGGAAATTCGATTAAGGAATTCTTGACTAACCGTTCACAAGTAGTGTTTACAAATAACAAATTATGCAGCCCACTACCAGTGTCATCGGGGGTGCCTCAAGGCTCTGTCCTCGGTCCTCTTCTgttcctaatatacattaacgacctaCCTTCGCATGTATCTTCTAATATCCGcacgtttgctgacgactgcgtcatttaccgaaCCGTTACTAGCCCATCTAACCAAATGATTCTACCACAATATCTCGACCACATAGTACAATGGTGTGATGACTGGCTAATGTTCTAAAACCCTACTAAATGCAAACTCATTTCCTTCACACCTCGTGAAACTTTCCTTCACGTCGCTTATAGCATAGCTAACGTTCCCGTTGAATCAGTAACTACTTATAAATACCTAGGAGTTACCTTATCTAACAGTATGTCCTGCAACACGCACATTGCTTAAGTCGCGTCATCCGCTAACAGAACTTTCGGTTTCTTAAAACGTTATTTACGTAATGCTCCGAGACACGTATAACTACTTGCTTACAAATCATTAGTCAGGGCTAAGTTAGAGCacgcatctcccatctggaacccacCCGAAGTAAGTCTCACTAATACCCTAGAATACGTTCAAAACCGTGCTGCTAGATTCATTCATGCTTAGTATTCATATGAAATCGGTGCTTCATCCCTTAAAGCCGAGTGTAACCTGTCACCTTTGTCTTGTCGCCGACGTATTGCAACCCTCTCTCTATGTCacaagttctttcactcgccACTTAATTGCGCTCCTTACATTATCCCTGCAGCTCACATTTCTCATCGCACTTGTCATACGCTACAAGTTTCTCGCCCACGTGCCCGTACTAAAACATTTGCtgcttcattttattgcgatagcaattatatggacacttcaaccggatttctgccgtcggcgtcgtcgtcgccgtcgccgtcgccgtgaggttctctatagataaaatcttcgccgcgcgccgtatgcccgagcggaagcgtgcggggacgcgcgctatcacggagagcgaaccgaACGCACTCacctcccacgcgcaagcaaggaagcaggaagccagcgccggagggagcgggggggggggggcgcacttctactctgccaacaaccgcgctcgtcgctcgtccgcaccgtctcttatctccacacggttctgacctttatgcgccgtgcattcgccgctcagtttccgttgaagcgatagaccgcacttaccttcgcccgctgcggccacattttccaacgcacgctacacatgtaatgctgcccggatcggcagtgcagcgctacaggtgtgtcccttcgcacgcgctgcccacgggaagcgcttctcatcaacaccaccgtttcacacgcgccttctcgtggtcatcgagtctctctacaagtcggtctacttacgccgcagcacacctgcttacttaatcagctcatgtttactacaattcatattgctaccaaagcggctcaccttacttcatatgacattgctgtgttgctatcgcattcattgcttcgcccttagggcgaaactgtgacatttttttcccagagcagcaaaagactggaacggcctttctcGCAACATCGCTACTATCACCTGCCCATCAAGCTTTATGCATAGCATATCAAATGTATCATCGCACTGATCGTTGTCAACAAcattgtgtgtaaaaaaaaaccaccccttatgtaataccccctcgaTGGTCCtgaaggaaataaaaatgaaaaatgaaatgattaTGACTAGCTTTTGCGGGCCCAGAGGCGCGGCGGGTTTCTCTTACATCACATTTCTCGCATGCTGCGGCTTGCGCTCCGAGGGCGCAGCCTGCGGCATGATACATACTTTGGGCTACAGTAAAACAGTGCGGCGGACGTGCTAATGCGCCCGTTCCTCTTGCTCCTAAAAGAGTGGGTACGTGTTCTCGTGGTGACCCTCACCGCGAGTCACTTCTGCGTGACAGGTCGATCTGGTGTTCCCTCGCGCGCGGCTTCGCAGGGTTGGATGACGTGGTCGGTGGCCCATGTGGTTGGGCCGGCCCGGATGGGGCTGGTACTGGGGGTGAGAGCAGGCGCTGGGTGCATTGCGCGTGGATGACAGCGCCTGTTATTAGCCTGGCCGTACTATTTGGCTCGGTGAATTCGGcattgatggaggcgaaatgcaaaaacgcccgtgtgcttgcgttgtagtgcacgttaaagaaccccagctggtcgaaattaatccggagccctccactacggcgtgcctcataatcagaactggttttgccacgtaaaaccccagaaagaagaagaagaagaatttggCATTGCCTTTAGACCTTTGGCATGACGCATAATTTTAATCTCAATTTCATTCAAGCAAATGTGGACCATACAAAACATGCGATGGCAGCAATGATACGAGCCATGGAGGTCAGGGAAATTTCATTCGCGCTTGTGTGTGACCCTTAGGTAAAGGCGAATGAAATTCCCAGTATTCCGCCTCGTTATCATCAATTCCAGTCATCAGGAAATCCAAAAACGGTTGTCTTTTGCGATGGGCCTTTATACGACTGCTTCCCTATTATGATTTCTACCCATGTCATAGGCGCCgtctaaggggggggggggggtgtgctccggggctcgagccccctccggggTTTTCCGGGGAGACCCCCCACCGCTCCTCAAATGTCAGTACGAGAGTCCTGTTATCCAAACCgcttatggtttcttttgagttgcctctacatttccGCTTATTGTGGCTaaaaaagctaactgcatcattgttgacgcggacgtgcacgacGTTTATTCATAcgttcgctttatttctgaaaatcatGGCAATAGCAAAACAGGCTCATTCGAAGCACCAACGGCAGCTCCCTCagccgtattttttcacttcgacatgttattttaatttccagtgcaccatgcacagacacaccatgcacagacacattatatttcaatgtgtacacaggacaaaatttatgatgttttgaaagagaaagaggtagccaacgaacaattatttctaatgata is a window of Dermacentor silvarum isolate Dsil-2018 chromosome 4, BIME_Dsil_1.4, whole genome shotgun sequence DNA encoding:
- the LOC125945142 gene encoding uncharacterized protein LOC125945142, which produces MTRRKKSQCESSKRFPSGRPQQRLPVGAKSGGKRCADVGNPATLSLATAVKVAAERQPTTSQGSRTAKGNQLDRAFSLMFGFGVRLLLIKTALQNPELASFVDVAQYPRSNSYAATVVDPQGKILNAASIQHSTASVAEQVAVALALCDPGRTQIFTDSRSAAMAFLAGSVSAEAAAVLRTRKPGTVRHVITWFPAHMGRNVSPGSINPDELAHDQARGLVNRAGLRGPVSQGIERTTDPLLTFHDITAHYQLGGRQFPAPHPKLGRPQASVLRMLQTGSFPSRSRLSHYAPGVDPRCPDCGEERQEDWEEAVKSDDLQVQLRAVQRACERAEDHGLPPPVQVRLATTTK